In a genomic window of Pedobacter sp. KBS0701:
- a CDS encoding STAS domain-containing protein, translating into MSSNTLKLLQKQKKNILEIWMKNQLSDDGLREDLISNEDLREQSEELVAALVNNLSGNDLEDLDGDSWNSVIEILGGIAITRARQGFSPRETGRFVHSLKEAVLEVLQTQIKDPKQLFDESMKIIRVMDNLSIVTFETFIKGREEVILRQTDEIAEISTPVIRVWDGILALPIIGTLDSSRTQIVMENLLQEIVETGSSIAILDISGVPAVDSLVAQHLIKTVSATRLMGAECIISGIRPEIAQTVVHLGIDLSNIITKASLASALAYAFKVLRLEVRKANPVNKINNI; encoded by the coding sequence ATGTCATCTAATACACTAAAATTGCTACAAAAACAAAAAAAAAACATCCTTGAGATCTGGATGAAAAATCAATTATCTGACGATGGTCTTCGTGAAGACCTGATCAGTAACGAAGATCTCAGGGAACAATCAGAAGAATTGGTTGCTGCTTTAGTTAATAATTTATCTGGAAACGATCTGGAAGACCTTGATGGTGACAGCTGGAATTCTGTGATAGAGATTCTGGGTGGCATTGCCATAACCAGGGCCCGTCAGGGCTTCTCTCCGCGTGAGACCGGTCGTTTTGTTCATAGTTTAAAAGAAGCTGTTCTTGAGGTTTTACAAACCCAGATCAAGGATCCAAAGCAGCTTTTTGACGAAAGCATGAAGATCATCAGGGTAATGGACAATTTGAGCATCGTGACTTTCGAAACCTTCATCAAAGGCCGTGAAGAGGTTATTCTGAGACAGACAGATGAGATTGCTGAGATTTCAACTCCGGTAATCAGGGTTTGGGACGGTATCCTGGCTTTACCAATTATAGGCACGCTCGATAGTTCGCGGACCCAAATAGTAATGGAAAATTTATTACAGGAAATCGTAGAAACTGGTTCAAGCATTGCTATTTTGGATATTTCAGGTGTGCCGGCGGTAGATTCTTTGGTCGCCCAGCACCTAATCAAAACCGTTAGCGCCACCCGTCTTATGGGAGCAGAATGCATAATCAGTGGTATACGCCCCGAAATTGCTCAAACAGTTGTACACCTGGGAATAGACCTTTCCAATATTATCACAAAGGCGAGCTTGGCCAGTGCATTGGCTTATGCGTTCAAGGTTTTGCGATTAGAAGTGCGCAAAGCAAATCCAGTTAATAAAATTAATAATATATAG